Proteins encoded together in one Papaver somniferum cultivar HN1 unplaced genomic scaffold, ASM357369v1 unplaced-scaffold_117, whole genome shotgun sequence window:
- the LOC113330052 gene encoding S-norcoclaurine synthase 2-like: MMKPAIFVVVFVFFLMGKGADSMRYELNNEIDVPLSASSIWGVYACKELPKLIVKLLPEVFDRIDYIEGNGGVGTVIRIVFPPGEVPRSYKEMFRKIDHVHRVKEVQQISGGYLAMGVTSYVDKFKIIRTGPNSCTIRSTTEYEVPDHLADKVNTLISIEGLVPMAKAIVEYVKEFGDYGQCLGGNDLAHIALPVEGN, from the exons atgatgaaaccagCAATTTTTGTGGTGGTTTTTGTATTCTTTTTGATGGGGAAAGGAGCAGATTCAATGAGGTATGAACTCAATAACGAGATTGATGTTCCATTATCAGCCAGTTCTATTTGGGGAGTTTACGCTTGTAAAGAACTCCCTAAGCTCATCGTTAAATTACTTCCCGAAGTTTTTGATCGGATCGATTATATAGAAGGAAATGGAGGTGTCGGTACCGTCATTCGCATTGTTTTTCCTCCTG GGGAAGTGCCGCGGTCATATAAAGAGATGTTTAGGAAAATAGATCATGTTCATCGTGTGAAGGAGGTGCAGCAAATTTCAGGAGGCTACCTAGCCATGGGTGTTACATCTTACGTTGATAAGTTCAAAATCATAAGAACTGGTCCAAATTCATGTACCATCAGATCCACGACGGAATATGAAGTCCCGGATCATCTTGCTGATAAAGTTAACACACTAATCAGTATTGAGGGTCTTGTTCCAATGGCTAAAGCTATTGTTGAGTATGTGAAGGAATTCGGTGATTATGGTCAATGCCTGGGGGGGAACGATTTAGCTCATATAGCTTTGCCTGTTGAAGGCAATTGA